A window of Aurantibacillus circumpalustris genomic DNA:
ATTAAAGATAAGAAGGATGTGTTGGGAATGGTTATGTTGCAGCTGGTAAGCCAGCTTTACAAACAAGCCAACAATGCGGAGAAGGAATTAAGTCATTTAAAGCTGCTTTTTGCCGATGTTGAGGAGATGTTAAAAGAACATCAACAAAACATTAACACTATTGAAGAAGAGTAATAATTTACTTTTTTGATTCGCGCACAAAATTTATCAAGCTGAGCTGATAATATTTGTGCGTTTTTTTATTAACCCATTCCGCTAGAAACGGAATATAAAAAGGATAAAATGGATATTTTGACGATTGTTTTTATTGCAGGTTCTTTAATACTTGGAGTAATTGCAGGATTTCTAATTGCAGGCAGTAAATTAAATGCTAGCGGCGCAAAGGAAAAAGAAAATTTAATTAAAGAAGCCGAAGTTAAGTCTGAGGCAATTAAGCAAGAAAAAATACTACAAGCTAAAGAAAAGTTTTTGCAGTTAAAATCAGAACACGATAAAACTGTTCAAGAAAAGAACGCCCACATTGCACAATCTGAAAATCGCGCTAAACAAAAGGAGAGCGAGCTTAATAAAAAGATTGAAGATCAAAATAGAAAGGATAAGGAACTTGAAAGCGCTAAACAACAGGCGAATCAACAAATTGAGCTTTACAAACACCGATTAGAAGAAGTTGAGAAAGGGCATCGTAAACAAGTGGAAATGCTTGAGAAAATTAGTGGATTAAAAGCTGAGGACGCTAAGATGCAACTGATGGAATCTATTAAGGCAGAGGCAAAAACCCAGTCTATGGTGTATGTAAAGGACATTATGGAAGAGGCTAAGTTAACTGCCAATAAAGAAGCTAAAAAAATTGTTCTACAAACCATACAACGTGTTGCAACAGAAACAGCTATTGAAAATTCCATTTCTGTTTTTCACATCGAAGGTGATGAAACCAAAGGAAGAATTATTGGACGTGAAGGCCGTAACATTCGTGCTTTAGAGGCTGCTACTGGTGTTGAAATTATTGTTGATGATACTCCTGATGCAATTACCTTAAGTTGTTTTGACTCTATCCGACGTGAAATTTGCCGTTTGGCGCTTCACCAACTAGTTACGGATGGTCGTATTCATCCTGCCCGCATTGAAGAAGTGGTTGAAAAAACAAAAAAAATGTTGGAGGAGGAGATTATTGAAACTGGAAAAAGAACATGTATAGATTTAGGCATTCATGGATTACATCCTGAATTAATCCGAATGGTAGGAAGAATGAAATACCGTTCTTCATACGGCCAAAATTTATTACAGCATAGTAGAGAAGTTGCAAACCTTTGTGGTATTATGGCAAGCGAAATGGGATTAAATCCCAAGGTAGCCAAACGTGCTGGTTTACTTCATGATATTGGTAAAGTGCCTGATAACGAACCGGAATTGCCGCATGCTTTATTAGGAATGAAGCTTGCTGAGCAATACAAAGAAAAGCCAGAAGTATTAAACGCCATTGGAGCCCACCACGATGAAATTGAAATGACTACTTTGTATTCACCAATTATTCAAGTGTGTGATGCTATTAGTGGCGCTCGTCCAGGTGCTAGAAGGGAAATTGCTGAGCAGTACATGAAACGTTTAAAAGATTTAGAAGCTCTTGCATTAAGTTATGACGGCGTTGAAAAAACCTATGCCATTCAAGCCGGACGAGAGGTACGCGTTATTGTTTCAAGTGACAAAGTAAACGATGGTAGAGCGGAGCAATTAGCATTTGAGATATCACAACGTATCCAAACCGAAATGACTTATCCAGGTCAAGTAAAAGTAACCGTTATCAGAGAAGTCCGTGCAACAGGTTATGCGAAATAATTAAAACGTAATTTGTTTTTTTAATCCCGAAAATATTTTTCGGGATTTTTTTATTTCCATTTTCTCAGAAAAATTTAAACGGATTAAATTTCGACAGAACCCCTTTATTGGTGGATTAAATTGTAGATAAGTTATTGTTAAAAATTAAAATCAATAAAAAAAAAGTACGATATTGCAGGCTTAAACCCTTATAAATATAAAAACATGAACAATACAAAAATGATTATTGCGGGTCTGCTTCTAACTGGACTTTCAATGAGTGCAGGTGAACCATTCTCATTAAAAAAAGAAGGTAAAGACGAATCTTCTCAAGCTTTTAAATTAGATTTTAGAAAAAAGCAAAGTGCTTTTAAGCTGAATGTAAAACAGTCTAACATTCTTTCATCCAGTGCTAAAGATTGGGATGAGTCTGAAGTAACCGGCAGCGGATTGTTTCTTAATTTCGGATTACATTTTCCTTCTGCTAGTTTTTTAAATCCATACTATGCCACAAATCCTATTCGATTCGGACTTGGACTTGATTTTGAATTCGGTAGTTTTTTTAGATTTGGAAAAATCGCTGAACATAAATTTGGTGTGGGTTTAAGGGCAACCTGGCTTTCTTTTAGTTATACTTCGGCAAAAGACGGTAACGATATTTATAGAGCATTACAAATAAGCCCAGTAAGACTAGGACCACAATTTAGCATGGCAATAACAGAATCTATGGGTTTTGACGTTTATTACCAAATTGGCGTGAACTTCACTGAGATGTTTGGTTCAATTGATGATCCAAATGAAACCGAAAATATTGGATATAGTAAAACGTATCTTGGTGCTTCTCATGAGATAGGTGCTGCTTATCACTTTAGAGTATACAGCGTTGGTTTTGGTTATCGTTTTGGAAGTCTTTCAAACATATTAACTTATTATGACGGTGAGACAGAAGACAATGATATAGTGAA
This region includes:
- a CDS encoding cell division protein ZapA → MSEVNIKVEIAGSIFPLKVNAEDEQNIKEAVDLINNKIVEFEKNYAIKDKKDVLGMVMLQLVSQLYKQANNAEKELSHLKLLFADVEEMLKEHQQNINTIEEE
- the rny gene encoding ribonuclease Y yields the protein MDILTIVFIAGSLILGVIAGFLIAGSKLNASGAKEKENLIKEAEVKSEAIKQEKILQAKEKFLQLKSEHDKTVQEKNAHIAQSENRAKQKESELNKKIEDQNRKDKELESAKQQANQQIELYKHRLEEVEKGHRKQVEMLEKISGLKAEDAKMQLMESIKAEAKTQSMVYVKDIMEEAKLTANKEAKKIVLQTIQRVATETAIENSISVFHIEGDETKGRIIGREGRNIRALEAATGVEIIVDDTPDAITLSCFDSIRREICRLALHQLVTDGRIHPARIEEVVEKTKKMLEEEIIETGKRTCIDLGIHGLHPELIRMVGRMKYRSSYGQNLLQHSREVANLCGIMASEMGLNPKVAKRAGLLHDIGKVPDNEPELPHALLGMKLAEQYKEKPEVLNAIGAHHDEIEMTTLYSPIIQVCDAISGARPGARREIAEQYMKRLKDLEALALSYDGVEKTYAIQAGREVRVIVSSDKVNDGRAEQLAFEISQRIQTEMTYPGQVKVTVIREVRATGYAK